In one Achromobacter spanius genomic region, the following are encoded:
- a CDS encoding paraquat-inducible protein A — protein MTADSQPLIECEHCASVYRRHQLEPGETANCARCGATLWRYSGLTLSNWLALAISALIIFGVANAYPVASMSVQGMVQQASLLDSISITWRQGHWVVAVMTGLAGFVLPLLQLTVLLWVLGPLSQGREPVGFRGAMRLLGVLRPWCMVPVFLLGVLVAVVKLAGMAAVQPGIGLGAFGLLTIFLTMLGRLSPHVLWRYAETAGVAPVHIPESSPDNVLAGCHVCGQVQALPRDADPEEEHHCVRCHAVVHYRKPDHVARTWALLLAAVVFYIPANVLPVMQVSSVLGDSAHTILGGVVELWQMGSWDIALIVFIASVAVPLTKLLALILLLLTEQWRSTTNLRPRTRLYQMVEFIGQWSMLDVFVVILLAALADFQGLMEISAGAGAAAFGVVVILTMLAAMSFDLRRSWDLEGESEIDTPEIEGRAHPGHPAQAAQQPPAQTSREVG, from the coding sequence ATGACCGCGGACAGCCAGCCGCTGATCGAATGCGAACACTGCGCAAGCGTTTATCGCCGACATCAGCTTGAACCTGGCGAGACCGCCAATTGCGCCCGCTGCGGGGCCACACTGTGGCGCTACAGCGGGCTTACTTTGTCCAATTGGCTGGCGCTTGCCATTAGCGCCCTGATCATTTTCGGGGTGGCCAACGCTTACCCGGTCGCTTCCATGTCCGTGCAGGGCATGGTGCAGCAGGCCTCCTTGCTGGACTCGATTTCCATTACGTGGCGCCAAGGTCATTGGGTCGTTGCCGTCATGACGGGGCTGGCCGGCTTCGTCTTGCCACTGCTGCAGTTGACCGTGCTGTTGTGGGTGCTGGGCCCGTTGTCGCAAGGCCGTGAACCCGTGGGCTTCCGTGGCGCCATGCGTTTGCTGGGCGTGCTGCGTCCCTGGTGCATGGTGCCCGTGTTTCTGTTGGGCGTGCTGGTGGCGGTGGTGAAGCTGGCCGGCATGGCCGCGGTGCAACCCGGTATCGGGCTGGGTGCCTTTGGTCTGTTGACCATCTTCCTGACGATGCTGGGCCGCCTGTCACCGCATGTGCTGTGGCGGTATGCCGAGACGGCGGGCGTGGCGCCCGTGCATATTCCGGAAAGCAGTCCCGACAACGTGTTGGCCGGCTGCCATGTGTGCGGCCAGGTGCAGGCCTTGCCGCGCGACGCCGATCCCGAAGAAGAGCACCACTGCGTGCGCTGCCATGCCGTGGTGCATTACCGCAAGCCGGACCACGTGGCGCGCACCTGGGCGCTGCTGCTCGCGGCGGTCGTGTTCTATATCCCGGCCAACGTGCTGCCCGTCATGCAGGTGAGTTCCGTTTTGGGCGACAGCGCCCACACCATTCTGGGCGGCGTGGTCGAACTGTGGCAGATGGGCTCATGGGATATTGCGTTGATCGTGTTCATCGCCAGCGTGGCCGTACCCCTGACCAAGCTGCTGGCACTGATCTTGCTGTTGCTGACCGAACAGTGGCGCAGCACGACCAATCTGCGGCCGCGCACCCGCTTGTATCAGATGGTCGAGTTCATTGGCCAATGGTCGATGCTGGATGTGTTTGTCGTTATATTGCTGGCGGCGCTGGCCGATTTCCAAGGCTTGATGGAGATCAGCGCGGGTGCCGGGGCGGCGGCCTTCGGTGTGGTGGTGATCTTGACCATGCTGGCGGCCATGAGCTTCGATTTGCGCCGTAGCTGGGATCTGGAAGGCGAGAGCGAAATCGACACCCCCGAGATCGAAGGCCGGGCTCACCCGGGTCACCCGGCCCAGGCGGCGCAGCAGCCACCGGCTCAGACCAGCAGGGAAGTGGGTTAG
- the clpA gene encoding ATP-dependent Clp protease ATP-binding subunit ClpA encodes MISQELEVSLHMAFVEARSARHEFITVEHLLLSLLDNASAVEVLRACAANLDDLRRNLRQFVSENTPVIPSGAEVDTQPTLGFQRVIQRAIMHVSAGGTGKKPVTGANVLVAIFGEKDSHAVYYLQQQGVTRLDVVNFLSHGITKQPQVESAAVQKEQQTNGEEQGESRQSPLDQYATDLNAAALAGRIDPLIGREHEVERVIQVLCRRRKNNPLLVGEAGVGKTAIAEGLAWRITRGEVPEILQAAQVFSLDMGALLAGTKYRGDFEQRLKGVLKQIRGNPDAILFIDEIHTLIGAGSASGGTLDASNLLKPALSSGQLKCIGATTYTEYRGVFEKDHALSRRFQKIDVPEPSVEQTVQILRGLKSRFEEHHSVRYSAAALSAAAELSARFINDRHLPDKAIDVIDEAGAAQRLLPRSRQKKVIGKVDIENIVSKIARIPPQSVSNDDRSKLATLDRDLKTVVFGQDGAIDALAAAIKMARSGLGKPEKPIGAFLLSGPTGVGKTEVARQLAFTLGVELLRFDMSEYMERHAVSRLIGAPPGYVGFDQGGLLTEAITKQPHCVLLLDEIEKAHPDVFNILLQVMDHGTLTDNNGRKADFRNVILIMTTNAGAETLNRPSIGFANSRMLGDEMAEIRRMFTPEFRNRLDAIIPFAALDREVILRVVDKFLMQLEDQLHERRVEAVFTTKLREHLAKEGFDPLMGARPMQRLIQDTIRRALADELLFGKLVDGGSVTVDLDESGKVTLDFDDNGKPPSSDAPDKQEVELID; translated from the coding sequence GTGATTTCTCAAGAGCTTGAAGTCAGCCTGCATATGGCTTTCGTCGAGGCCCGTTCGGCCCGGCATGAATTTATTACCGTCGAGCATCTGCTGTTGTCGTTGCTTGACAACGCTTCGGCAGTCGAGGTTCTGCGCGCCTGCGCGGCCAACCTTGACGACTTGCGCCGCAACCTCCGCCAGTTCGTTTCGGAAAACACCCCGGTGATTCCAAGCGGCGCCGAGGTCGACACGCAGCCGACGCTGGGCTTTCAGCGCGTGATTCAACGCGCAATCATGCACGTATCCGCGGGCGGCACCGGCAAGAAGCCGGTGACCGGCGCGAACGTGCTGGTGGCCATCTTCGGCGAAAAGGACTCGCACGCCGTGTACTACCTGCAACAGCAGGGCGTCACGCGCCTGGATGTCGTCAATTTCCTGTCGCATGGCATTACCAAACAGCCCCAGGTGGAGTCCGCCGCCGTGCAGAAAGAGCAGCAGACCAACGGTGAAGAGCAGGGCGAATCGCGTCAGTCGCCGCTTGACCAATACGCCACCGACCTGAACGCCGCCGCGCTGGCGGGCCGCATTGATCCCCTGATCGGACGCGAGCACGAAGTCGAGCGCGTGATCCAGGTGTTGTGCCGCCGCCGCAAGAACAATCCGCTGCTGGTGGGCGAGGCCGGCGTGGGCAAGACCGCTATCGCGGAAGGCCTGGCCTGGCGCATCACGCGCGGCGAAGTGCCCGAAATCCTGCAAGCCGCGCAAGTGTTCTCGTTGGACATGGGCGCGTTGCTGGCCGGCACCAAGTACCGCGGTGATTTCGAACAGCGTCTGAAGGGCGTGCTGAAGCAAATTCGCGGCAACCCCGACGCCATTCTGTTCATCGATGAAATCCACACGCTGATTGGCGCCGGTTCGGCCTCGGGCGGCACGCTGGATGCGTCCAACCTGCTGAAGCCGGCCTTGTCCTCGGGCCAGTTGAAGTGCATTGGCGCCACCACCTACACCGAATATCGCGGCGTCTTTGAAAAAGACCACGCGCTGTCGCGTCGCTTCCAGAAGATCGACGTGCCGGAACCCAGCGTCGAACAGACCGTGCAGATTCTGCGTGGGCTGAAGAGCCGCTTTGAAGAACACCACAGCGTCCGCTACTCGGCGGCTGCGCTGTCGGCTGCCGCTGAACTGTCGGCACGTTTCATCAATGATCGTCATCTGCCCGACAAGGCCATCGACGTCATCGACGAGGCCGGCGCAGCCCAGCGCCTGCTGCCGCGCTCGCGCCAGAAGAAAGTGATAGGCAAGGTGGACATCGAAAACATCGTGTCCAAGATCGCCCGTATTCCGCCGCAGTCGGTCTCCAACGACGACCGCAGCAAGCTGGCCACGCTGGACCGCGATTTGAAAACCGTGGTGTTCGGCCAGGACGGCGCGATCGATGCCCTGGCCGCCGCCATCAAGATGGCGCGCTCGGGCCTGGGCAAACCGGAAAAGCCCATCGGCGCTTTCCTGTTGTCCGGCCCCACCGGTGTGGGCAAGACCGAAGTGGCGCGGCAACTGGCGTTCACGCTGGGTGTCGAGCTGCTGCGTTTCGATATGTCGGAATACATGGAACGCCACGCGGTGTCGCGCCTGATCGGCGCGCCGCCGGGGTATGTCGGTTTCGACCAGGGCGGCCTCTTGACCGAAGCCATCACCAAGCAGCCGCACTGCGTGCTGCTGCTGGACGAAATCGAAAAGGCCCACCCGGATGTGTTCAACATCCTGCTGCAGGTCATGGACCACGGCACGCTGACCGACAACAACGGCCGCAAGGCGGACTTCCGTAACGTCATCCTCATCATGACGACGAACGCGGGCGCCGAAACCTTGAACCGTCCCTCGATCGGCTTTGCCAATTCGCGGATGCTGGGCGACGAAATGGCGGAAATCCGTCGCATGTTCACGCCTGAATTCCGCAACCGCCTTGACGCAATCATTCCGTTTGCCGCGTTGGACCGCGAGGTCATCCTGCGCGTGGTGGACAAGTTCCTCATGCAGCTTGAAGACCAGTTGCACGAGCGCCGCGTGGAAGCCGTATTCACCACGAAACTGCGCGAACACCTTGCCAAGGAGGGGTTCGACCCGCTGATGGGCGCGCGTCCCATGCAACGTCTTATCCAGGACACCATCCGCCGCGCGCTGGCCGACGAGCTGCTGTTTGGCAAGCTGGTCGACGGCGGCTCGGTCACGGTGGACCTGGACGAGTCGGGCAAGGTGACGCTGGACTTCGACGACAACGGGAAACCACCGTCCTCGGATGCGCCGGATAAGCAGGAAGTCGAACTGATCGATTGA
- a CDS encoding MG2 domain-containing protein has protein sequence MSGKVSKTWLAVAGVVVLAGAIGVGWWMGGKDKQGAAPVQAPAASTATQTPAAAPAAAPGDGKPALGASATVGAPDPFAALTCQPRQFNEALSLSVTFTQPVDAKAKLDDFLQVTDLGASSGKADEDNETAANAGDQPASVKPGDSAPKGKILKGSWIVGENPRMVYFPYIQPQRKYAITVRSGLPGVGDKVVLAETSNCEVNTQAMPPSFYFASRGVVLPAGQNGGLPVATVNVPEVDVQFLRVAPDRVPELFETVLGIGRNTTSASDEDEADYDDDNWRYSDNRSLKGSVSNWDLDRLNSLTTSVYQGRFITDDKPNRRHVTFLPVEGVKELQEPGIYIAVMSQPGRFRYEYQVTYFYVSDIGLHARRYSDRVEAYSVSLKSGQAIPGAVFELVDGAGKTLAKAAADAQGHVRFDGSFTNARVIRASRDKEMTVLALGEPALDLSEFDTGGHVSRPNNLFVYAGRNLYRPGETFNVSVLPRDLDGRMLTPAPLTATIKRPDGRVVQTTLWQPKKDLVGYVERAIELPLDAQTGSWLLELRVDPASRTPDASWKFQVEEFLPERMKMALTSDQEVLSPDEELIVNVQGDYLYGAPAAGNRLLSSFQVKRDRFALAQKWPGFIFGDVADDTRRTFSELPEEALDDKGAARISVNPSVAGTHSPMKVRVSASLLESGGRPVVRSIERSVWPADKLIAVRPQFDSDVARERAPAVFEVIRANAQGEIVPLAQAQMRLFREERQYYWRFDDQRGWNSGYTETEELVDSREIALNDRAQLTVPVKWGRYRLEIADPETGETMRYRFYAGWNAQDADAMGNRPDRVQMKLEGVPAKPGDTVKVTLTPPHDGQALVTVEGDRMLWSTWVAVKATGTEVEIPINKDWKRHDLYVAAAVFRPGSEGDRVTPARALGLAFLPIASADRKLDVKLTAAAKTEPETKTTVRVKVDGAQGKQATVTLSAVDVGILNINQYATPDPLDYFFGKHRYAPELLDMYGKLIEKMDGTKGKLKWGGDAAMRGDSKSLPKKVKLVDLFSGPVTLNAQGEADIPLDLPDFNGTLRLMAVAFTADNYGSTDTEMVVAAPIVAEMNTPRFITPGDQAAIALDLTNLSGAEQKISIKLEALDPLAIPDGVRTVTLKDKQRTTLRFNATTTGSYGLGLMRLTIDGQGGAKPVHIVRESVLQVQPAYAGERQVRRLRLNPGETNVAQAAWVSSYYPDSALVSLTVSNRPPFNVNKLVEGLLAYPYGCAEQTISRALPWVLIDDAVAKQFGLKPHSQVERAAQVSGAIGRLSGMRNAVGSYNLWSGSSSRDVWLTAYAVGFLQDARDQGFEVPEATLDRSRQWLLEQVQQTSNTFGTWSVNLRRNVEAGRIDGSDANVLREDHRRFAGLSTAVLALARDKKAPLSTVRQLFDNYQERARSPLPLIQLAAAFKLMGDEGRMQSALDAAMSREYGFPRRNYNAYYDEWLGDYGSSVRDYALSYALANQYGLKHERLENLLTQLTARLGNRSYLSTQERMALLMAARAIGGDKGTPWQAALTVNGARKPLDGGKSDQTVGLSAADLANTQIVNTGSQSLFLEYDIQGSPMVAPKPRNDVIQLKRGWYRPDGKPWDGGTLQSGDMLVVWVQASANQSIPDALIEDRVPAGFEVENLNLSQSPEMQEWTIGGRRVAEAMADSNIKHREFRDDRYVAAVSLGRGKVDVFYLVRVVTPGRYAVPSTVAEDMYRPEIRGVGEQWSTVDIRDRGAKRP, from the coding sequence GTGAGTGGAAAGGTTAGTAAGACCTGGCTGGCGGTTGCCGGCGTAGTGGTGTTGGCCGGCGCCATCGGCGTAGGCTGGTGGATGGGCGGTAAGGACAAGCAGGGCGCGGCCCCGGTCCAGGCGCCGGCGGCTTCCACCGCGACGCAAACCCCTGCGGCGGCCCCGGCCGCTGCGCCTGGTGACGGCAAGCCCGCATTGGGCGCCAGCGCGACGGTGGGCGCACCCGACCCCTTTGCGGCGCTGACCTGCCAGCCGCGCCAGTTCAACGAGGCATTGTCGCTCTCGGTCACGTTCACCCAGCCGGTGGACGCCAAGGCCAAGCTGGATGATTTCCTTCAGGTCACCGACCTGGGCGCCTCGTCCGGCAAGGCCGACGAAGACAACGAAACCGCCGCCAATGCGGGTGACCAGCCGGCCTCGGTCAAGCCGGGCGATTCCGCGCCCAAAGGCAAGATCCTGAAAGGCAGCTGGATCGTGGGCGAGAACCCGCGCATGGTGTATTTCCCCTACATCCAGCCGCAGCGCAAATACGCCATCACGGTACGTTCGGGTTTGCCCGGCGTGGGCGACAAGGTCGTGTTGGCTGAAACCTCGAATTGCGAAGTGAACACGCAGGCCATGCCGCCCTCGTTCTATTTCGCCAGCCGCGGCGTGGTGCTGCCGGCCGGCCAGAACGGCGGCCTGCCCGTGGCGACCGTAAACGTGCCCGAGGTTGACGTGCAGTTCCTGCGCGTGGCGCCGGACCGTGTGCCGGAACTGTTCGAAACGGTGCTGGGCATCGGCCGCAACACCACCTCGGCATCTGACGAAGACGAAGCTGACTACGACGATGACAACTGGCGCTATTCCGACAACCGCAGCCTGAAAGGCTCGGTCAGCAACTGGGATCTGGACCGCCTGAATTCGCTGACGACCAGCGTCTATCAGGGCCGTTTCATCACCGACGACAAGCCGAACCGCCGCCACGTCACCTTCCTGCCGGTTGAAGGCGTGAAGGAATTGCAAGAGCCCGGCATCTACATCGCGGTCATGAGCCAACCGGGCCGGTTCCGCTATGAATACCAGGTCACGTATTTCTACGTCAGCGATATCGGCCTGCACGCGCGTCGTTACAGCGACCGCGTGGAAGCCTATTCCGTGTCGCTGAAGTCTGGCCAGGCCATTCCGGGCGCCGTGTTTGAACTGGTGGACGGCGCGGGCAAGACGCTGGCCAAGGCCGCTGCCGATGCGCAGGGCCATGTGCGTTTTGACGGCAGCTTCACCAATGCGCGCGTCATCCGCGCCTCGCGCGACAAGGAAATGACCGTGCTGGCCCTGGGCGAACCGGCGCTGGACCTGTCTGAGTTCGATACGGGCGGCCATGTGTCGCGCCCCAATAATCTGTTCGTCTACGCCGGCCGCAATTTGTACCGTCCGGGCGAGACCTTCAACGTGTCGGTGCTGCCACGCGACCTGGACGGCCGCATGCTGACGCCCGCGCCGCTGACGGCGACGATCAAGCGCCCCGATGGCCGCGTGGTGCAGACCACCCTGTGGCAACCCAAGAAAGATCTGGTCGGTTATGTTGAGCGCGCCATCGAATTGCCGCTGGACGCCCAGACGGGTTCGTGGCTGCTTGAACTGCGCGTGGACCCCGCTTCGCGCACGCCGGATGCGTCGTGGAAGTTCCAGGTCGAGGAATTCCTGCCTGAACGCATGAAGATGGCGCTGACCTCTGATCAAGAGGTGCTGTCGCCGGACGAGGAACTGATCGTCAATGTGCAGGGCGATTACCTCTACGGCGCGCCCGCAGCCGGCAATCGCCTGCTGTCCAGCTTCCAGGTCAAGCGCGACCGTTTCGCCTTGGCGCAGAAATGGCCGGGCTTTATTTTCGGTGATGTTGCCGATGACACGCGTCGCACGTTCAGTGAACTGCCCGAGGAAGCGCTGGACGACAAGGGCGCAGCCCGGATCAGCGTGAATCCCAGCGTGGCGGGTACGCACTCGCCCATGAAGGTGCGCGTGTCGGCCAGCCTGCTTGAATCGGGCGGCCGCCCGGTGGTGCGCTCCATCGAGCGCAGCGTCTGGCCCGCCGACAAGCTGATTGCCGTGCGTCCGCAGTTTGACAGCGATGTGGCGCGCGAGCGCGCACCCGCCGTGTTTGAAGTCATCCGGGCCAACGCGCAAGGCGAGATCGTTCCGCTGGCCCAGGCCCAGATGCGCTTGTTCCGCGAAGAACGCCAATACTACTGGCGCTTTGACGACCAGCGCGGCTGGAACAGCGGCTATACCGAAACCGAAGAACTGGTCGATTCGCGCGAAATCGCCTTGAACGACCGCGCGCAACTGACCGTGCCGGTCAAGTGGGGCCGTTACCGCCTTGAAATCGCCGACCCGGAAACCGGTGAAACGATGCGCTACCGCTTCTATGCGGGCTGGAACGCGCAGGACGCCGACGCGATGGGCAACCGCCCCGACCGCGTGCAGATGAAGCTGGAAGGCGTGCCGGCCAAGCCGGGCGATACCGTCAAGGTCACGCTGACGCCGCCGCACGACGGCCAGGCACTGGTCACGGTGGAAGGCGACCGCATGCTGTGGTCCACCTGGGTGGCCGTGAAAGCAACGGGCACCGAAGTTGAGATTCCGATCAACAAGGACTGGAAGCGCCACGACCTGTATGTGGCCGCCGCCGTGTTCCGCCCGGGTAGCGAAGGCGACCGCGTGACGCCGGCCCGTGCGCTGGGCCTGGCGTTCCTGCCAATTGCCAGCGCCGACCGCAAGCTGGATGTGAAGCTGACCGCCGCGGCCAAGACCGAGCCCGAAACCAAGACGACAGTGCGCGTCAAGGTCGACGGCGCTCAAGGCAAGCAAGCCACGGTGACCTTGTCCGCCGTGGACGTCGGCATTCTCAACATCAACCAGTACGCCACGCCCGACCCGCTGGACTATTTCTTCGGCAAGCACCGCTACGCGCCCGAACTGCTGGACATGTACGGCAAGCTGATCGAGAAAATGGACGGCACCAAGGGCAAGCTGAAGTGGGGTGGTGACGCCGCCATGCGCGGCGACAGCAAGAGCCTGCCCAAGAAGGTCAAGCTGGTCGACCTGTTCTCGGGTCCGGTCACCTTGAACGCGCAGGGCGAAGCCGACATTCCGTTGGACCTGCCCGATTTCAACGGCACGCTGCGCCTGATGGCCGTGGCGTTCACGGCCGACAACTACGGCAGCACCGACACTGAAATGGTGGTGGCCGCGCCGATTGTCGCGGAAATGAATACGCCGCGCTTCATCACGCCGGGCGACCAGGCCGCCATCGCGCTGGACCTGACCAACCTGAGCGGCGCCGAGCAAAAGATCAGCATCAAGCTGGAAGCCCTGGACCCGCTGGCCATTCCGGACGGCGTGCGCACGGTGACGCTGAAAGACAAGCAGCGCACGACTTTGCGCTTCAACGCAACGACGACGGGTTCCTACGGTCTGGGCCTGATGCGCCTGACCATCGACGGGCAGGGCGGCGCCAAGCCCGTGCACATCGTGCGCGAATCGGTGCTGCAAGTGCAGCCGGCCTATGCGGGCGAACGCCAGGTGCGCCGTCTGCGTCTGAATCCGGGCGAAACCAATGTGGCGCAAGCGGCGTGGGTGTCTTCGTACTACCCGGATTCGGCTTTGGTCAGCCTGACGGTGTCGAACCGTCCGCCGTTCAACGTGAACAAGCTGGTTGAAGGCCTGCTGGCGTATCCCTACGGATGCGCCGAGCAGACCATCAGCCGCGCCTTGCCGTGGGTGTTGATCGACGACGCCGTCGCCAAGCAGTTCGGCCTGAAGCCGCACTCGCAGGTGGAACGCGCCGCGCAGGTGTCCGGCGCCATCGGCCGCCTGTCCGGCATGCGCAACGCGGTGGGTTCTTACAACCTCTGGAGCGGTTCCAGCTCGCGCGATGTGTGGCTGACGGCCTATGCCGTCGGCTTCCTGCAAGACGCGCGCGACCAAGGCTTTGAAGTGCCCGAAGCCACGCTCGACCGTTCGCGCCAATGGCTGCTGGAGCAAGTGCAGCAGACGTCCAACACCTTCGGCACGTGGTCGGTGAACCTGCGCCGCAACGTTGAAGCCGGCCGTATCGACGGCAGCGATGCCAACGTCCTGCGCGAAGACCACCGCCGTTTTGCCGGCTTGTCGACCGCCGTGCTGGCCTTGGCGCGCGACAAGAAGGCGCCGTTGTCGACGGTGCGCCAACTGTTCGACAACTATCAAGAACGTGCGCGTTCGCCGTTGCCCCTGATCCAGTTGGCGGCCGCATTCAAGCTGATGGGCGACGAAGGGCGCATGCAGTCCGCGCTGGACGCCGCCATGTCACGCGAATACGGTTTCCCCCGTCGCAACTACAACGCCTATTACGATGAATGGCTGGGCGACTACGGCAGCAGCGTGCGCGACTACGCCTTGTCGTACGCGCTGGCCAATCAGTACGGCCTGAAGCATGAGCGCCTGGAAAACCTGCTGACGCAATTGACAGCTCGTCTGGGCAACCGTTCGTACCTGTCCACGCAGGAACGCATGGCGCTGTTGATGGCGGCGCGCGCCATCGGCGGCGACAAGGGCACGCCCTGGCAAGCCGCGCTGACGGTCAACGGCGCGCGCAAGCCGCTGGATGGCGGCAAGAGCGACCAGACGGTGGGCTTGTCGGCGGCTGACCTGGCCAACACGCAAATCGTCAACACGGGGTCGCAATCATTGTTTCTGGAATACGACATCCAGGGCAGCCCGATGGTTGCGCCCAAGCCGCGCAACGACGTGATCCAGCTCAAGCGTGGCTGGTATCGTCCGGACGGCAAACCGTGGGATGGTGGCACGCTGCAAAGCGGCGACATGTTGGTGGTGTGGGTGCAGGCCAGCGCCAACCAAAGCATTCCCGATGCGCTGATCGAGGACCGCGTGCCGGCCGGTTTTGAAGTGGAAAACCTGAACCTGTCGCAAAGCCCCGAGATGCAGGAATGGACGATTGGCGGACGCCGAGTGGCCGAAGCCATGGCCGACTCCAACATCAAGCATCGTGAATTCCGCGATGACCGTTACGTGGCCGCCGTGTCCCTGGGCCGCGGCAAGGTCGACGTGTTCTATCTGGTGCGCGTCGTCACGCCGGGCCGCTATGCGGTGCCGTCGACGGTGGCCGAAGATATGTACCGCCCGGAAATCCGGGGTGTGGGTGAGCAGTGGAGCACGGTCGACATCCGCGATCGCGGCGCCAAGCGTCCTTGA
- the clpS gene encoding ATP-dependent Clp protease adapter ClpS, producing MSSTLDTQHDLAVEKAPARAAPPPMYQVLLLNDDYTPMEFVVKVLQKFFNKNHEEATRIMLQVHHEGRGVCGVYPRDLAATRIAQVGQYARARQHPLQCVMEPV from the coding sequence ATGAGTTCTACCTTGGATACCCAGCATGATTTGGCCGTCGAGAAGGCACCGGCGCGCGCCGCGCCGCCTCCGATGTATCAGGTTTTGCTGCTTAATGACGACTACACGCCGATGGAATTCGTCGTGAAAGTTCTGCAGAAATTCTTCAATAAAAACCATGAAGAGGCCACGCGGATCATGTTGCAGGTGCATCACGAAGGTCGCGGAGTATGCGGGGTGTATCCCCGAGATCTCGCGGCGACTCGCATTGCCCAGGTAGGGCAGTATGCGCGGGCGCGCCAGCACCCGCTGCAATGTGTGATGGAACCCGTTTAA
- a CDS encoding intermembrane transport protein PqiB, whose protein sequence is MSDQAPDAGEEKYKSPTISRKQKSRISWIWLVPIVAALMGMSLVIRTWMQAGPDISISFNTAEGLEVGKTQLRYKDVNIGTVKSIGFNSDRSKVVVKAELAKEVSDLAREGTNFWVVRPRLDVSGVSGLGTLLSGAYIGVDAAEGKNGSAKATKLSFEGLEIPPAVTHDRAGKRFKLKASDLGSLDIGSPVYFRRINVGRVIGYELDKTGTAVNVEVFVDAPNDKFVTNGTRFWNASGVDFSVNADGLKVRTQSLVSMAVGGVAFESVQSARDGSNPAPADASFDLYATEAAAKANPDGEAFPIRMRYDQSIRGLAVGAPIDFNGITLGNVTQITLDFDPATKRFFSLVDATLYPERLGRVYEEVRERALKDGDEAGTRLLGVMIKYGLRAQLRTSNLLTGQLYVVLDNFPNAKPVEFKATDPAIIPTVPGNLDQLQQQVSNIVAKIEKIPFDKIGEDLRTTLASTSKLMNRLDKQVAPEAQSMLKQARQSMANINSLLASDASLPVNTEKAMQELSRAARSLRALADFLQANPEALLRGRGDDPIPGSGPVRN, encoded by the coding sequence ATGTCCGACCAAGCACCCGATGCCGGTGAAGAGAAGTACAAGTCACCGACCATCTCGCGCAAGCAGAAGAGCCGGATTTCATGGATCTGGCTGGTGCCCATCGTGGCCGCGCTGATGGGTATGTCGCTTGTCATCCGCACCTGGATGCAGGCCGGCCCGGATATCTCCATCTCGTTCAATACAGCCGAAGGGCTGGAGGTGGGCAAGACGCAGCTGCGCTACAAGGATGTGAACATCGGCACGGTGAAGTCCATTGGCTTCAACAGTGACCGCAGCAAAGTCGTGGTGAAGGCCGAGCTGGCGAAAGAAGTGTCGGACCTGGCCCGCGAAGGCACCAATTTCTGGGTGGTGCGGCCGCGCCTGGACGTCAGTGGCGTATCGGGCCTGGGCACCTTGCTGTCGGGCGCCTACATTGGCGTGGACGCGGCCGAGGGCAAGAACGGTTCCGCCAAGGCCACCAAGCTCAGCTTCGAAGGCCTGGAGATTCCGCCCGCGGTCACGCATGACCGCGCCGGCAAGCGCTTCAAGCTCAAGGCGTCGGACCTGGGGTCCCTGGACATTGGCTCGCCCGTCTACTTCCGCCGCATCAATGTGGGTCGCGTCATTGGTTATGAACTCGACAAAACCGGCACGGCCGTGAACGTTGAAGTGTTCGTGGATGCGCCCAACGACAAGTTCGTCACCAACGGCACGCGCTTCTGGAACGCCAGCGGCGTGGACTTCAGCGTCAATGCCGACGGCTTGAAGGTTCGCACGCAGTCGCTGGTGTCCATGGCGGTGGGCGGCGTGGCGTTTGAATCCGTGCAAAGCGCGCGCGACGGCAGCAACCCGGCGCCGGCCGATGCCAGCTTTGACCTGTACGCGACCGAAGCCGCCGCCAAGGCCAACCCCGACGGCGAAGCCTTCCCGATTCGCATGCGCTATGACCAGTCCATCCGTGGCCTGGCCGTGGGCGCACCCATCGATTTCAACGGCATCACGCTGGGTAACGTCACGCAGATCACGCTGGACTTCGATCCGGCCACCAAGCGTTTCTTCTCGCTGGTGGACGCCACGCTGTATCCGGAACGCCTGGGCCGCGTCTATGAAGAGGTGCGCGAGCGTGCGCTCAAGGATGGCGACGAGGCCGGCACGCGGCTGCTGGGCGTGATGATCAAGTACGGCCTGCGCGCCCAACTGCGCACGTCCAACCTGCTGACCGGTCAGCTGTATGTGGTGCTGGACAACTTCCCGAACGCCAAGCCGGTGGAGTTCAAGGCGACCGACCCGGCGATCATTCCGACCGTGCCGGGCAACCTGGATCAGTTGCAGCAGCAGGTCAGCAATATCGTCGCCAAGATCGAGAAGATTCCGTTCGACAAGATCGGCGAAGATCTGCGCACCACGCTGGCCAGCACGTCAAAACTGATGAATCGGCTGGACAAGCAGGTGGCGCCCGAGGCCCAAAGCATGTTGAAGCAGGCGCGCCAATCGATGGCGAATATCAATTCGCTGCTGGCCTCGGACGCCTCGCTGCCCGTCAATACCGAAAAGGCGATGCAGGAACTGAGTCGCGCGGCCCGCTCGTTGCGTGCGCTGGCCGACTTCCTGCAAGCGAATCCCGAAGCCTTGTTGCGGGGCCGTGGCGATGACCCGATTCCCGGCTCTGGCCCTGTCAGGAACTAA